From Catharus ustulatus isolate bCatUst1 chromosome 24, bCatUst1.pri.v2, whole genome shotgun sequence, the proteins below share one genomic window:
- the LOC117006961 gene encoding arylacetamide deacetylase-like 4 — protein MVLIATDHNFFKREIPPDADQPAKLRFYHSMYTLMEILAKNLNHLGMVEEHTLTRLIMDGLPAGWDSQLSIKDLHFDGVPVRIYLPRKPSASKRRGVIFIHGGCGIFGSIRSYERICRYIARKCDSVVVSVGYHLAPEHKYPAQTLECLTATVHLLKAAETYGVDPARVIVCGDSVGGTFTTNVCQELGQRTDIPKIRAQVLIYPFLQALNFNLPSHQKNAAIAFLSRERTVHFILKYLNKDCSLKEPILAGSHVPQSINVKCRKLINTDVIPDVFKLGYKPPLPALFLPRVHEEVQELFEPWFCPLLAEDAVVCGLPDTCIVTCEHDVLRDEGLLYKKRLEDNNVRVTWHHMEKGFHGVLGFFGYGIFSFPSSSTIMNHVVDFIKGY, from the exons ATGGTTTTAATTGCAACTGATCATAATTTCTTCAAGAGAGAGATTCCTCCTGATGCTGACCAGCCAGCAAAGCTCCGCTTTTATCACTCTATGTACACTCTGATGGAAATTCTG GCAAAGAACTTAAACCACCTGGGAATGGTGGAGGAGCACACACTCACCAGGCTGATCATGGATGGActcccagcaggctgggattCCCAGCTCTCCATTAAGGATCTGCATTTTGATGGGGTACCTGTGAGGATTTACCTGCCAAGAAAACCCTCTGCAAGCAAACGGAGAGGAGTCATCTTCATCCATGGAGGATGTGGCATTTTCGGAAGCATCA GAAGTTATGAAAGAATATGCCGGTACATAGCCAGAAAATGTGATTCAGTGGTTGTGTCTGTTGG GTATCATTTAGCACCGGAGCACAAGTACCCAGCCCAGACTCTGGAATGTCTCACTGCTACCGTGCACCTGCTGAAGGCTGCAGAGACCTACGGGGTGGATCCTGCTCGGGTCATCGTTTGTGGGGACAGTGTAGGGGGCACATTCACTACCAATGTTTGCCAAGAACTAGGGCAAAGGACAGATATCCCAAAGATCCGTGCCCAGGTGCTGATCTATCCATTTCTCCAAGCACTGAACTTCAATCTGCCATCTCACCAGAAAAATGCTGCCATTGCCTTCCTGTCCCGGGAGCGCACCGTCCATTTCATTCTCAAATACCTGAATAAGGATTGCTCCCTGAAGGAACCCATTCTGGCTGGTTCTCATGTTCCTCAGAGTATAAATGTGAAATGCAGGAAATTGATAAACACAGATGTTATTCCAGACGTGTTTAAACTGGGCTATAAACCCCCACTCCCCGCTTTGTTTTTACCTCGAGTCCATGAAGaggtgcaggagctgtttgAGCCCTGGTTCTGCCCGCTGCTGGCAGAGGATGCTGTTGTTTGTGGCCTCCCTGACACCTGTATTGTCACCTGTGAGCACGATGTGCTCAGGGATGAGGGACTGCTGTACAAGAAACGCTTGGAGGACAACAACGTACGTGTGACCTGGCACCACATGGAGAAAGGCTTCCATGGTgtactggggttttttggatatggtattttctctttcccatcaTCAAGTACAATCATGAACCACGTTGTGGACTTTATAAAAGgctattaa